One segment of Echeneis naucrates chromosome 15, fEcheNa1.1, whole genome shotgun sequence DNA contains the following:
- the LOC115055182 gene encoding alpha-internexin-like → MSFADRYTSSSYRKVFGDSPRFYVSSGRTSGSSTSRAPPGIGFRSMAAPRNSASSIGLYRRVGRSSSFSPVQTDSLDLTQTSVVNNELKVIRTNEKEQLQGLNDRFAMFIDKVRNLEQQNKVLESELVTLRQKHGEPSRVAHLYQQEMRDLRTQLDDLSRDKNRLLIERNNLEDELQKLSVKYDEEARAREEAEQTLKSFRKDVDDAAVVRLDLERRLESMMDEVSFLKKVHEEEMQEMNSILEAQQVSVELELAKPDLTSALKEIRNQYESISSKNLQSAEDWYKSKFASLSEQATRNNEAMRASREEINEFRRQLQSKTIEMETLRGTNESLERQIAEMEETHNTEVTAMQDTIGHLDTELRNLKGEMAQHLREYQDLLNVKMALDIEIAAYRKLLEGEETHFNSGMSFAATGYSYQPRGSAGSSRTSQREKEGAKKESFKEISEDKDEADINSNN, encoded by the exons ATGAGCTTCGCAGACCGCTACACCTCCTCGTCCTACCGGAAGGTTTTCGGGGACTCTCCCCGGTTCTACGTCTCCTCCGGGCGCACGAGCGGGTCCTCAACATCTCGGGCCCCCCCCGGGATCGGGTTCCGGTCCATGGCTGCGCCCCGGAACAGCGCGTCCTCCATCGGCCTGTACCGGCGGGTCGGGCGGTCCAGCTCCTTCTCTCCGGTCCAGACCGACTCCCTGGACCTGACCCAGACCTCCGTGGTCAACAATGAACTCAAAGTCATCAGAACCAACGagaaggagcagctgcag GGCCTGAACGACCGTTTCGCCATGTTCATCGACAAAGTGCGGAACCTGGAGCAGCAGAACAAAGTGCTGGAGTCGGAGCTGGTGACCCTGCGGCAGAAACACGGCGAGCCGTCGAGGGTCGCTCACCTCTACCAGCAGGAGATGAGGGACCTGAGGACACAGCTGGATGACCTGAGCAGGGACAAGAACCGGCTGCTGATTGAGAGGAACAACCTGGAGGACGAGCTGCAG AAGCTCAGTGTGAAGTACGATGAAGAAGCGAGGGCTCGGGAGGAAGCTGAACAGACCTTGAAGTCTTTCAGGAAGGACGTGGACGACGCCGCAGTCGTCCGCCTGGACCTGGAGCGCCGTTTGGAGTCGATGATGGATGAAGTCTCTTTCCTGAAGAAGGTCCACGAGGAGGAGATGCAGGAGATGAACAGCATATTGGAGGCGCAGCAGGTCTCTGTGGAGCTCGAGCTCGCCAAACCGGACCTCACCTCGGCCCTGAAGGAGATCCGCAACCAGTACGAGTCCATCTCCTCCAAAAACCTGCAGTCAGCTGAGGATTGGTATAAGAGCAAGTTCGCCAGCCTCAGCGAGCAGGCGACCAGGAACAACGAGGCCATGAGGGCCAGCAGGGAGGAGATCAACGAGTTCAGGAGGCAGCTGCAGTCCAAAACCATCGAGATGGAGACCCTGAGGGGCACCAACGAGTCTCTGGAGAGGCAGATCGCAGAGAtggaggaaacacacaacaccGAAGTCACAGCCATGCag GACACGATCGGCCACCTGGACACTGAGCTGAGGAACTTGAAGGGGGAGATGGCCCAACACCTGAGGGAGTACCAGGACCTGCTCAACGTCAAGATGGCCTTGGACATAGAGATTGCTGCCTACAG GAAACtgctggagggggaggagactCACTTTAACTCTGGGATGTCTTTCGCTGCCACCGGATACAGCTACCAGCCCCGAGGCTCCGCCGGCTCCTCCAGGACCAGCcagagggagaaggaaggagCCAAGAAGGAAAGCTTCAAGGAGATCAGTGAGGACAAAGATGAAGCAGACATCAACTCCAACAACTGA